Proteins from one Bradyrhizobium amphicarpaeae genomic window:
- a CDS encoding bifunctional transaldolase/phosoglucose isomerase, whose product MNPVKELEKHGQAVWLDFLARGFIAKGDLKRLIETDGVKGVTSNPSIFEKAIGSSDEYDAPIGKALKRGDRTVADLFEAVAVEDIQNAADVLRPVYDRLKGGDGYVSLEVSPYLALDTPGTVTEARRLWKSVDRKNLMVKVPATPEGLPAIEELIGDGISINITLLFSKAVYLQVAEAYIAGLEKYVAGGSDPSHVASVASFFVSRIDSVVDKQLDDKIARANDPSEKERLAALKGKVAIANAKVAYQDYKRLFSGPRWDKLAAKGAKPQRMLWASTGTKNKDYSDVLYVEELIGPDTVNTVPPATLDAFRDHGKPRDSLEENVEDAYRVLEELERSGVSLDAITEELVKDGVKQFADAADKLYGAVAHKRATVLGAAIDRQQLSLGDGLGKAVAKSTEEWRASAKIRRLWQRDKSVWTGADEDKWLGWLDSAAKADVADYEDYANRVKGQKFSDAVVLGMGGSSLGPEVLAETFGKKVGFPKLHVLDSTDPAQVRAMEAKIDIANTVFIVSSKSGGTTEPNAMKDYFHERVAQALGPKAKTGFRFIAVTDPGSSLEKAAKKLNYARIFHGEPSIGGRYSVLSPFGLVPAATAGIDVKTFVKHALSMARSCGPDVPPSENPGVQLGLAIGLAGLEGRDKVTILTSKKIADFGAWAEQLIAESTGKEGKGLIPIEGESLGDPSVYGNDRFFIDIRVEGEADAAHDSKLAAVEAAGHPVVRIVMKSIDHLGQEFFRFEMATAVAGSILGINPFDQPDVEAAKIKTRELTASFEKTGKLPEEQPVVVTDEADLYTDEANATALRAAGANGDLTSWLKAHLSRSSHGDYVALLGYIARDKATIDALQAMRLEVREKRQVATCAEFGPRFLHSTGQAYKGGPDSGVFLQITADDAKDLAVPGQKASFGVIKAAQARGDFDVLTERGRRALRVHLKGGLKKGLAALNAALNDALN is encoded by the coding sequence ATGAATCCCGTCAAAGAACTGGAAAAGCACGGACAAGCCGTCTGGCTGGACTTCCTGGCCCGTGGCTTCATCGCCAAGGGCGACCTGAAGCGGCTGATCGAGACCGACGGCGTCAAGGGGGTCACCTCCAACCCCTCGATCTTCGAGAAGGCGATCGGCAGCTCGGACGAATATGACGCCCCGATCGGCAAGGCGCTGAAGCGCGGCGACCGGACCGTGGCCGATTTGTTCGAGGCCGTCGCGGTCGAGGACATCCAGAACGCGGCCGACGTGCTGCGCCCGGTCTATGACCGCCTCAAGGGCGGCGACGGCTATGTCAGCCTGGAAGTCTCGCCCTATCTGGCGCTCGACACGCCCGGCACCGTCACCGAGGCGCGGCGGCTCTGGAAGAGCGTCGATCGCAAGAACCTGATGGTGAAGGTGCCGGCGACGCCCGAGGGCCTGCCGGCGATCGAAGAGCTGATCGGCGACGGCATCAGCATCAACATCACATTGCTGTTCTCCAAGGCGGTCTACCTCCAGGTGGCGGAAGCCTACATCGCCGGCCTCGAAAAATACGTCGCCGGCGGCAGCGATCCCTCGCATGTCGCGAGCGTGGCCAGCTTCTTCGTCAGCCGCATCGACTCCGTGGTCGACAAGCAGCTCGACGACAAGATCGCCCGCGCCAACGATCCGTCCGAGAAGGAGCGGCTGGCCGCGCTCAAGGGCAAGGTCGCGATCGCCAACGCCAAGGTTGCCTACCAGGACTACAAGCGCCTGTTCTCGGGGCCGCGCTGGGACAAGCTCGCCGCCAAGGGCGCCAAGCCGCAGCGAATGCTGTGGGCCTCGACCGGCACCAAGAACAAGGATTACAGCGACGTCCTTTATGTCGAAGAATTGATCGGTCCCGACACCGTCAACACCGTGCCGCCGGCGACGCTGGATGCGTTCCGCGACCACGGCAAGCCGCGCGACAGCCTGGAGGAGAACGTCGAGGACGCCTACCGCGTACTGGAAGAGCTGGAGCGTTCCGGCGTCTCGCTCGATGCCATCACCGAAGAGCTGGTCAAGGACGGCGTCAAGCAGTTTGCCGACGCCGCCGACAAGCTCTACGGCGCGGTTGCTCACAAGCGCGCGACTGTGCTCGGGGCTGCGATCGACCGCCAGCAGCTTTCGCTCGGCGACGGGCTCGGCAAGGCGGTTGCCAAGAGCACCGAGGAATGGCGTGCCTCCGCCAAGATCCGCAGGCTGTGGCAGCGCGACAAATCGGTCTGGACCGGCGCGGACGAGGACAAATGGCTCGGCTGGCTCGACAGCGCGGCGAAAGCCGACGTCGCCGACTACGAGGACTACGCAAACCGGGTGAAGGGCCAGAAGTTCTCCGATGCCGTCGTGCTCGGCATGGGCGGATCGAGCCTCGGGCCGGAGGTGCTGGCCGAGACTTTTGGGAAAAAGGTCGGCTTCCCGAAGCTGCATGTGCTCGACTCCACCGACCCGGCGCAGGTGCGGGCGATGGAGGCGAAGATCGACATCGCCAACACCGTGTTCATCGTCTCCAGCAAGTCCGGCGGCACCACCGAGCCGAATGCGATGAAGGACTATTTCCATGAGCGCGTTGCGCAAGCGCTCGGCCCGAAGGCGAAGACCGGCTTCCGCTTCATCGCGGTGACCGATCCCGGCTCATCGCTGGAGAAGGCCGCGAAGAAACTGAACTATGCCCGCATCTTTCATGGCGAGCCCTCGATCGGCGGACGCTATTCCGTGCTGTCGCCGTTCGGCCTCGTGCCGGCGGCAACCGCCGGCATCGACGTCAAGACCTTCGTCAAGCATGCGCTCTCCATGGCGCGCTCCTGCGGACCGGACGTGCCGCCCAGCGAAAACCCGGGCGTGCAGCTAGGCCTCGCCATTGGCCTTGCCGGCCTCGAAGGCCGCGACAAGGTGACGATCCTGACCTCGAAAAAGATCGCCGATTTCGGCGCCTGGGCCGAACAGCTCATTGCGGAATCGACCGGCAAGGAAGGCAAGGGCCTGATCCCGATCGAGGGCGAGTCGCTGGGCGATCCCTCCGTTTACGGCAACGACCGGTTCTTCATCGACATCCGCGTCGAGGGCGAAGCCGACGCCGCCCATGATTCCAAGCTCGCCGCAGTCGAAGCGGCCGGCCACCCCGTAGTGCGCATCGTGATGAAGTCGATCGACCATCTCGGCCAGGAGTTCTTCCGCTTCGAGATGGCGACGGCGGTGGCAGGCTCGATCCTCGGCATCAACCCGTTCGACCAGCCGGACGTGGAAGCCGCCAAGATCAAGACCCGCGAGCTCACCGCGTCGTTCGAGAAGACCGGCAAATTGCCGGAAGAGCAGCCGGTGGTCGTTACCGACGAGGCCGATCTCTACACCGACGAGGCCAACGCGACGGCGCTGCGCGCCGCCGGCGCCAATGGCGACCTCACCTCCTGGCTGAAGGCGCATCTATCGCGCTCCAGCCACGGCGACTACGTCGCCCTGCTCGGCTATATCGCGCGGGACAAGGCAACCATCGACGCACTCCAGGCCATGCGGCTCGAAGTGCGCGAGAAGCGGCAGGTCGCGACCTGTGCCGAGTTCGGCCCGCGCTTCCTGCACTCTACCGGCCAGGCCTACAAGGGCGGACCCGATAGCGGTGTGTTCCTTCAAATCACCGCTGACGATGCCAAGGATCTCGCCGTGCCCGGCCAGAAAGCCTCCTTCGGCGTGATCAAGGCGGCGCAGGCACGCGGCGATTTCGACGTGCTCACCGAACGCGGCCGGCGTGCACTGCGCGTGCACCTCAAGGGCGGTCTCAAAAAGGGGCTCGCGGCACTCAATGCGGCGCTCAACGACGCGCTGAACTAA